In Gadus chalcogrammus isolate NIFS_2021 chromosome 13, NIFS_Gcha_1.0, whole genome shotgun sequence, the genomic stretch ATAAAAGCGCAGAGAAATAAACATGTACTTTTTGCACTTGTTCGGCCAGCGACACAAGGTCGGTGGGTGCTCCGAGGCGGTTGGTCTGGTAGGCGCTGACCAGCTCCAGGCCACTGGGGGCGCTGCTGCTCTCCACTAAAGTCACTGCAAAGCAAGTCAGAGACACAACCATCCATTACAATGATGGCCATTTAGCCATTTAAACCCAGTTTTAAACAAAATCACAGTAGGAAATAAAGCCACATAGCTAATAATCGCATATGAAATGCATTGGTGGAGGAGGGCTACCCACTCTAAACGGGGATATGCATTAGAAAGTGGGTAATGGGGGGTAACTCAATGTAAACAAACGTAAATAGCAGGGGGCTGGAGTTAAGTAACGTTGGACATGCAGCTGCTATAGCTCAGGACACAtggcaatacaaatacacagatcATACTGCTGAAACAGCCCTTTATTGCAGTTTGGTTTCCGAAACTATCTTCTGTCACGCCAAAGAGAAATACCGTTCATTTGATCGCACTTTAGAAAACAGCGCTCCCCCATTCAACTGTTATGTGACTACCCCAATATCACCTCCAGCACTCTGAGACAAGTTACAAAACCCCATATGTTCTGGAACCAAATATATCATTCCGCGTGTTGACAGCGTTATTCATTGCTCCTCAAATAAAAGCCTCGTTGTAGATAATCCTACTTGTCCCATGTGTTAAGGGCGAATACATACCTCACAGGAAAGTATTGATCAATTCATTATTGCATTGAGATCACCGATCTTTATTTTCTTACCTGTAGCGGTTTTGTCAGGCTGATTCGGGAGGCTGACCGTTCTGTCcattttatttgttgtgttCTTTAGAATTATTACGCTAAACTAAAGCACTGATCCGTCAGCCACCCACCGATTAAAGCCAGTTTGTTGCACAACAGCAACCAGCAAGAGCATTGTAAAAAGGCAGGAGCATGTGAAGAGACTCCGCCCCACGttctgattggacaagattGTCCAATGAGTAACGTTTGCGTAAATATGCCTTCATATGCATATGATGTACGAACGCAAACAACTAGAAGATAATACCGACATGATCGATTTCAAACCTTGAAACCTCTCGGTGATTAATAACCAATTTTTCTGAAATACTGACCCAATTTAACCGATGTTGAATATTAATAAATTATCGAAAACTGCAGGGAAAAACTGATTTCTAGACAATTCATGCCTATTTGCATACCGTTTATGATGTACGCTAAAAAACTGTTCCCCAGTGattatattaaattattttttacctTTCAAATATGTTTCTTATCAAACAGCCCATGGTATCTACACAAATAGTATAGATGTATGCCTATACATAAGGCCaatacatataatacatattacgGCAATAACTCTTTGTTAATTACAGTTTTCCTCCATTGCATACACAGAAACaatggaactatgcacacaattctgaaaacgtTAAGCTCATCATTTAGCAAACTTGACACAGGCCTCTGATCAGGACTGGAGGCGGGATGCAGACTgatgtagatctgtttcaccgCATTTTAtagtcttatttttatttttttacgggcctacaaaatactttttttgaaGTCAGGTCACCTGAACATCTGACTGTATTACAGGTATAAATCAATATTAACTTTGTTAACTTTTGTGCACTGATTTAATCATTACATCCCCCGAAAGACGGTCTAAACATGTTCTTACTgtaatgtttttcattttacttatcaGTGAGTTTATAGGTAACATTTGTGTATTCCTATCACTCTAACAATGTTGCAGTTTCAAAAGTGCGGTTTGACTCTGGGAAGATGGGTTATGAGTTTAGCTCATTGGACCTCATTGGATAGAcatgcattgtatcctattctgatacaATTGtttcaatgcaatatttatatgatatattcacagtattgtattacaatatggcaacagcCTTTATACTGTATGTAGCATACAATTGCAACCTAttaaactataaaaaaggaaacAATTTCTACACAATTGTATACATTTGAATGGCCTCATGAAGCTTTTATGATGGTGGTGTTTTAAATTTATCACACCTGTGTAATGTATGCTCTGTTAGAGATATTCATGTGATAGCTGTGTTAATCGTTTTGTTGGAAAGATCAGTTTTGAAAAAATGAGCTGTGGTTTCAGGGAATGTGTTTCAACGATTGGGAAAAACTGTAATGACTAACATTAATTAATGTATGTCACTCCCGATTCAATACACAAGAGGGCCCTGTTGCCTTTGGCTTCTACGGCTCAGCTAAAGTAATGAGACGTTTCCTACTCCTTATGAATCTACCCACTTCTGCTGTTTTCATTCGTCGTCTGCACAGCAAAAATGCATCGGGATAATCAACTTCAATGTTTAATAAAtaacattatcatcaattatgTCAGTTCATGAAAAATATATGTTAAAACCGGACATAGTACAAAATTGAATTGTTCTAAAATACTTTTCAGCTTACTCCGTGGCAGCAAGAAAATCATAGGGCAGCACCAGAAGGACGATGGGGGTCCCAGGTGGTAATAATGGACCCTTCCATGCCCCCAAAACGAGTCAAATGTTAAAAATAGTCAGACGGTATAGGTCAGATGTGAAATATTAAATAGCTCCCTTTGTGCTGAGAATGAGGTGATGGCTTTTGGTCAGTTTCATAGAAACGGAACGGACGCAACCAAGTTTAAGTATAGTGtcaacagtttgtgtgtgtgtgtgtgtatgacgcGCACGCCATCCGTCACGACTTCGCCCAGGACTTGCGGCTGACCACGCACTCGCACGCCACGTTGATGCGTATGTGTCTCCACGCCACCAGGTTGCGGTACGTGGTCAGCGCCCGCACGAACGTGTGTGAGTTGGTGCAGTAGGAGTTCCAGTGGCGGGCGTCGATGCCCAGGCAGCTGGACACGCCCGTGCCCCCGGCCgcgcccgccgcccccccgcccccgccgcccaggCAGGACGTCTCGAAGAAGTACTGCTTCTTGTTGACGCTGTTGACGTTGACGTTGGGCAGGACGGTGACCTCGTGGCCCGAGATGTCGGTGGCGTGCGTCTTGTTCACCACCCACCCGCTGATGCTGTCGCACACCGAGAACACGCCGCGGTGCGGCCCCGTCCCTTGCGCCACCCGCCGCGTCCGGCCCCCCGGGGAGCCCGGGGAGCGCGCGGGacgcccccccccggcccccgccctCACGCCCACGCCGGGCGGGGCGGAGGCCGGGGGCTGGGCGCTGAAGAGGACGCGCGGCGAGCGGGGGCGGCGCTTAGTGAAGAGCTTGGCGTCCACGACGGGCACggcgccggaggaggaggaggaggaggaggaggaggaagaggaggaggtcctgACACGGTGGTCCGGGCAGGAGGAGCCCCCCGCGGGGATGGCCTGAAGggaggtgatgaagaggagccaGGCCAGCATCGACGACCTCATGGGAGAAACACCTGGTGTGGGGAGACATGGAGGGAAACAAGGGGTTGGCTTAGCtccggaggtagagcgggttcaCTTGTaaccgggaggttgctagtccggctcctcttagctgagtgtctaggtgtccctgagcaagacgccttaCTCTggctgctcctgacgagctggctgtggccTTGCGTCGCTGAAACCGCCATCAATGTGTGAATGCGTACGTGAACCGTTgtaattcgctttggataaaagcatccgcTAAATGCccgtaatgtaaatgtaaaggacGACAGCGGTTACAGGCTCAGACCTCCTGGTGGGAGGGTCTCACGGAGAGGGGCGTGTGACCGACGGT encodes the following:
- the ngfb gene encoding nerve growth factor, translating into MRSSMLAWLLFITSLQAIPAGGSSCPDHRVRTSSSSSSSSSSSSSGAVPVVDAKLFTKRRPRSPRVLFSAQPPASAPPGVGVRAGAGGGRPARSPGSPGGRTRRVAQGTGPHRGVFSVCDSISGWVVNKTHATDISGHEVTVLPNVNVNSVNKKQYFFETSCLGGGGGGAAGAAGGTGVSSCLGIDARHWNSYCTNSHTFVRALTTYRNLVAWRHIRINVACECVVSRKSWAKS